AAGATGCCCATGCAACGGTGGATAATTTTGTGCATACCGCAGCGCAGATTAAAGGTATGGTGGAAGAGATTGAGAAGATCAATGTGATCTCAAAAGAGAATGTCACGAGCATCGACAATGTCTCTCAAGCCTCCGAGCATCTTCACACGATGACAGAAAATCTCAATAACGAACTCGGAAAATTTAAGTCTTAAGTATTAAACCTCAGCGAGAAGTTTTATCACATCGCTGGGGTTTCTTACAAGGTATTTTGCCCCATGCGCTCTTAATTCCGCCTCTTCTCTAAATCCCCACAAAGCACCCACAGCGATCATTCCAGCGTTATTAGCGGTTTGCATATCGATCATTGTATCCCCCAAATAATAACACTCATTTGGCTTTACATGTAAAAGAGAAGAGATCTCTAAAGCGCCCTCGGGGTGGGGCTTTCGTGGAATGCCTTCGCGCGCACCAAAAACAACGTCAAACTTCCATTCGCGCAAATATTTCATCGCACACATTTTGGTGAAGGAGTCTGGTTTATTGGAGAGTATCGCCATCTTAAAGCCTCGTTTTTGCAAGAAGGTGAGCATTTTACTGATACCATCATAAAGCGTGGTATTTTGATTGAACTGCTTTGCATAATGGCTTTGAAACAACGAAACGGCTTCTTGAATCCGTTCAGGCGTTTGAGGGTTGGAGGCGAAGATGTTTTCAAACAGTTTGAAAACACCCTCCCCTACGAAATAGCGGTATTTTTCACGTTCCTGAACTTCAAATCCAAGCGAAACAAGCGCAAAATTAGCACTGATGGCAATGTCTTCTAATGTATCAAGAAGCGTGCCATCAAGGTCAAATACAATGTTTTTTTTCATTATCGTGTTCTAGTTCAGCTTTAAGCGCTTCATAGTCAAGCCCTAAAAATTCACACGCACTCTTTGTTGCTTTGTGCGCGGTAAAGCCAAATTTATCAAATAAAAGTTCTGCTGGACCACTCGCACCAAAACGCTCCATACAGATGACTTTATCCGCATAGCGGTACCATTCAATCCCAGCCCCCGCTTCAATCGCAATGACTTTGGTTTGTGGCTCAATGATCGTTTGAATATACGCCTCATCTTGCTCATTTAAAAGATCAAAACACGGCACACTGACCATATTGCTTGGAATGCCAAACATTGAAAGATAGCATGCCACTTCCAACGCAAGATAGACTTCACTTCCACTTGCCATCAAGGTAACTTGTGCGTTTTCACGTCGTTTTAAAAGATAACCGCCATTTTCCACATCGCCGTGCGCGCGATCGTCTTTAAGTGCTCGAAGCTTTTGGCGTGAGCAGACAAATGCCGCAGGCGCTTGCATACTGAGAGCCTTTTTCCATGCTTTCACATTTTCTCTACCATCGCATGGACGGTAAACGTAGAAGTTTGGAAGCGCTCTAAATTGACTCAGTTGTTCAATCGGCTGGTGCGTTGGGCCATCTTCGCCTACACCGATGCTGTCGTGCGTCCAGATGTAAAAATTTTTCAGTTTCATGAGTGCTGCTAAACGCACTGAGGGTTTCATATAATCGCTAAAGATAAAAAAGGTCGCTCCAAAAGGGATAAACAAGCCGTACAACGCAAACGCGTTGATGATCGCTCCCATCGCATGTTCACGAATACCAAAGTGAATGTTACGACCAAGTGGATAATCGCCAAGTCCTGTCAGCTCACTTTTATTGGAAGGGCCAAGATCGGCACTGCCGCCTAAAAAGCCTGGAATCGCTTGTGCAATCGCGTTGAGAATTTTTCCATTGCTATCGCGTGTTGCGACATCACTCTCAAAATTTGGCCACTCAATTTTTGAAAAATCAGGATTTAACAGTGCTTCTAAAAGAGCTTTTTGATCACTGCTCAGGTCATTTTTCACGCGTGCATTCCAATTTGCCTCTGCCAAATCACCTTTCTCAAGGGCGCAACTAAAGCGCGCATAGACATCTTCATCGACACTAAAACTTTTTTCAGGATCAAACCCTGCTTTGATTTTAGAGTTTTTAATCTCTTCGCATCCTAAGGGGGCACCATGGGCGTGGTGACTTCCTTCCATCTGGCATGCACCTTTTGCAATGGTTGTATCCGCGATAATCAAATAAGGCTTTGTTTGCTCTTTCGATTGCTCTAGGACCGCATTAATCTCATCAAAATCATGCCCATCAATGCGCGAAACTTCCCACCCTTGCGCTTCAAAGCGGTGCTTCACATCTTCGCTCCATGCAATGGAGGTATCGCCCTCAATCGTAATCGCATTGCTATCGTAAATCACGACTAAATTATCTAAAGAAAGATGCCCCGCAAGTGAACACGCTTCATAGCTAATGCCCTCTTGTAAATCGCCATCGCCACACAAGCAGTAGACTTTATGGGTAATCACTTCTGCTTTGGGTTGGTTGAGGACGGTTGCAGCATATTTAGCAGCCATGGCAAACCCCACGGCATTGGTAATACCTTGTCCAAGAGGGCCTGTGGTGACTTCAACACCAGGAACATCGCCGTACTCTGGGTGACCAGGTGTTTTACTTCCAAGTTGTCTAAAGTTTTGTAAATCTTCTAAGCTAATATCATAACCGCTTAAATGTAAAAAAGAGTAGACGAGTGCGGAAGCATGACCTCCACTGAAAACCAAACGGTCACGGTTCAACCACTTTGGATTTTTAGGATTGTGCGTGATATGGCGTGCTAAAATAGTGACGATGTCTGCCAAACCCATAGGAGCGCCTGGATGTCCACTGTTCGCACGTTGCACCATATCGGCTGCCAAAAAACGGATCGTATCGGCTTGTTTTTTCAATATTTTTTTATTTTCCATCGTATATCTATCCTTTAAAATATGCTTCTACAATGCTTTTAAGTCTGTGTGACAAAGCTGCATCAAGCTTTTCTAATTCACCATCCAATTCCAAAAGAAGTTTTTGCTTCACCTCTTGAGCCGATTCCAATCCTAGCAAATTGACAAATGAGTTTTTATGCCCGTCATTGTGCGTAGGTTTGCCAGCCTCTTCACTTGAGAGCGTTGCATCGATGATGTCATCTTGTACTTGGAACAAAAGCCCAAGTTTTAGACCAAACTGATAGAGTGCTTCTTGAATCGTTTTATCCAATTCACAGATCACAGCCCCCATCACCAGCGACGCTGCAATAAGTTTGGCTGTTTTATGAAGGTGTAAAAATGTCAACTCTTCGACATTCAAACGTTTATCTTCAAAAAAACAGTCAATGGCTTGACCCAAAACCATACCATGAATTCCCGAATTGCTCGACAAAATGGAGACCAGTTTTATCTTGATCTCAGCACTGAGAGGAGCATTGGCTAAAAGATAAAACGCGTGGGTGTTGAGGGCATCTCCGATGAGCACCGCAGTGGTTTCATCATAGCTTACATGTAAGGTTGGGTGCCCTCGTCTAAGGGCTGCATCGTCCATGCACGGTAGATCATCGTGAATCAGCGAATAGGTATGCATCATCTCCAAACCAAGGGCTACATGTAAAGCATTTTCAACCAAAAGAGGCTGAGAGCTTTCAACCACACTGAGCAGTAATAAGGGGCGAAATCGCTTTCCCCCAACATCAAGCATTTCACCCAATGCTTGGTTAAAATGGGGGTGAAAACTCTCCACAACGGGGAGTTTTGCTTTTAAAAACAGTTCAAACTTTGCAATTAACTCTTTAGAACTCAAAAGATCCCTTTCAACGCGTCAATGTTACAAAAAATTGGAAATCATCACGATCAAATAAAAGACTCACTTCGCGGTTACGATTTTTTGCCAAATAAGCATCTGCCTCAGTAACACGCTCTATGGGAAGTTGCTCCACTTGCATTAAACGATCTCCCACTTTAAGACCACTTTGTTCAGCAAAAGAGCCACGCGCAATCTCTTTAATACGAAGATTTGTGTCAAACTTAAATCCCTTGCTCTGCAGATAACTCTCTTTTTTAACCTCAGGAATCGGCACTTTTTTCTTTACTTCCTCTTTTTTAGGAAGCGGTTTAGGCGCTAGTAAATTTTCTTCCATCCAAGCATTATTGCGCTGAAGTTGTGCACTTACTTTGCTCAAATCTTTAAGACCTCTGAGGGCATCTGCAAACTCGGCAACGTTTTTCACAGATTTTCCATTCAAGCGTGTAATCACATCGCCCATTTTGAGCTTCGCCTCTTTCACATTGGAATCCACAAAATCAACAATGACGCTCTCATTCCCATCCACAACACGTACACCTAACTCTTGAAATGAAGCGGTTTTACCTTCGATGAAAAGCTTCAATGCTTCTGAGCCAATAAAAAATTTATCACCAATACCAAGGCCATACATTTCACAGCAAAGACCACCCACGAGGGTACTCACTTCGCCCACGCCACCAAATTCAAAGAGCTCATTGACACTGTTTCCGATTTTAGACGCATTAACAGCGATGAGGGAGTTATCGGTCATACTGACAAGCCATTCACCCAGCTTTAATTCACTGGTTGGCTTTAGTTTTACAGGCACCAAAGGTTTTGGAGAATCGAACAGATAGAGATTGGAGTAGTAATCAAACCGAACATACGGAACACTCGGTTTCTCTTTGGAATACGCAACAGCTTGTTTTTCACTAATAGCAATAGCACGCGTTGAGCCAAAAGAGACAATGGAGTGTCTGTTTTTTTCATAACATTGTGAAAAATCGGGATAAACAAACTCTGCTTTGGAAGCAGGAGCTGGCGTAGATGCTGGCACATCGGCTGCACAAAGAGCCCCGGTTATTAAGAGAAGAAAGAGTCCTAGACGTTTCACATACTACTCCTTAATTTTTCGCGCCAAATCCCCCAATGCCGGAGAGCATCTGAGTCGTCGCTAGTTTTTTATTCTCTTCTACCATTTTGGAGACATCGTTCATCGCACTGATCAGTAAAATCTGCAACGACTCTTTGTCCCCAAGCAGTGAATCATCAAGCGTTATATCAATAACTTCACCGTTACCATTCATGCTCACACTCACCATTCCACCGCCGCTTTTAGCGGTAAATTGCTTACTGCTTGCATCTTCGTGCATTTTTTGAGCTTGCTTTTGCGCCTCTTCAAGCATCGCACCCACTTTTGAAAGATCAAAATTTTCAAACATCAGATGTAATCTCTCACTTCGACCAATGTATTATTTTCATCCACCAAAGCAACCGTTGGCTTAAAGGTTTTGAGCTCTTCTTCACTCATATGCGCGTAGGCTATGATGATGATCTTATCGCCAATATGGGCTTTGCGAGCCGCCGCACCGTTTAGGCAAATATCTTTTCCGCCCGCTTTTCCCTCAATCACATAGGTGGTAAAGCGCTCACCATTGTTAATGTTCACGACTTCGACTTTTTGCCCTACATGAAGGTTAGAAGCCTCTATTAACTCTTTATCAATTGTAATCGAACCAACATAGTTCAAATTTGCATCTGTAACCGTGGCTCTGTGAATTTTGCTGTATAGCATCTCAAGCGTCATCGCTTTTATACCTCTTCTGGATTAAGAAATTTGTTTATTTTACCCTATTTTTGCTTAGCCCATTGAGCGATAAGCTCTCTTACGACGCTACGATCATCAAAAGGATATTTTTTACCCTTGATCTCTTGATACGTTTCATCCCCTTTTCCAAGGATCAGAAGCACTTCATTGGGAGCTTGCATCCTCAATGCTTTTTCAATCGCTTCGTGGCGATCTACTTCTACATGTAAAGATTCATGATGATTCATTCCTGCCAAAATTTCAGTGATAATACTTTGGGGATCTTCAGAGCGTGGATTATCGCTGGTTACGACAATTTTTTTAGCATAACGCTGAGCCATCGCTCCCATTTTTGGGCGTTTCGTGCGATCTCTATCACCTCCTGCTCCAAAAACCACGACAAGGTCGCGCTCTTTCATACTATCAAGCACCTTCTCCATGCCATCGGGTGTATGGGCAAAATCAACGATCACCAAAGGATCCTGACTGACGACCTCCATACGACCTTCCACGCCACCAAAGTGCTCTAACGCTTCGCAGATAGACTCCATGGGAGCAACCCCTAACATATCGACGGCACTGATCGCGGCAAGAAGGTTGTAGAGGTTAAAAAAGCCATGTAAGGGGGATTCAAACTCATACACTTTTTCAATCTTCGCAACCGCCGCACTGATGCCCTCTTTGAGCGAATACGCCAAAATTTTATAGGTTGCAGGATGTTCGATCCCATAACTCATCGCGTTCGTGCGGTTAAAACGAATTTTGCTCTCATCTTTGTTGATGAGTTTCAAACTCTCATCGTCAAAAAAGCGACTCTTTACGGCAATATATTCATCAATCGTTTTGTGAAAATCGAGATGATCTTGCGTGACATTGGTCAAAATCTTCAAAGCAAAAGCAATCCCATCGATGCGGTTTTGCACAATGGCATGCGAGCTTACTTCCATCACAAAATACTCACAGCCTGCTTCTACGGCGAGTTTGAGGTTGTGAATCGTCTGTAAAATGGGCGGTGTTGTAAGGCTTTTCTCTTCGATGCGATGATCGTTGATAAAACACCCTCGCGTTCCTTGCAAACCCACTTTTTTGCCAAGATCAAGCAGTATGGAGTAAATAGCAGCCGCTGTGGTTGTTTTACCATTCGTACCCGTAATGCCAATGATTTTAATCGCATCACGGATACCAAGCAGATCCAAGCACGCTTTAGGTGAGATGATGTGAGTGCAGCCATGATCACGCGCACTTTGCTCATACATCGCGTTCAGTTTGGTTAAAACAAAGATGCTTGAGGCATCACATTCGTTTGAATTGTCGGTTACATGTAAAAATGTATTATGATTTGGAAGTTCTATTTTCAAGATGATTCTCTATTTTTGTGCTTTTTTAATCAGCGATAAAAGCTGCTCATCGTTCGGGAAAAGCGTGACGGCACTCTCAAGATAATTCAGGGACATTTCGATAAAACCATTCTCAATCAGTCTGGCTAAAAAGTCAACAAAATCCTCTTTTTTCGAGATGATGACTTTGGTGGAGAACATAATGTCTTCAAATGCCTCTTTAAAGCTACCACGCGCTTCAATCAGTGTCATAAAATCTTCATATTTAATGCCGTTTTCTGCATTAATACGTGCTTCAAAATCACTCTCTTTAAACAAATGCGCTATTTTTTCACTGTGTTCTTCCACGGAGTTAATGATCTCTTCCATCACCTCTTCACAATCTTCAGCACCATTCTCTTTGGTTAAAATATAATACTCAAAAAGCGCCATGGCTTGTTCTTCATTCTGTGTTGCCATATCGCATAAAATAGCTCCAATGCGAGCTTCTTTTGATTGAGGATCAACACTCAGTGCTAATGCAAACTGAAGCATTGCCTCTTGGAAATTTTTTGTGTAAAATTTTTCAATCCCTTTGGTAATATAAGCGTTCATTACTCTCCAATTGCTTCAAACTCATGTTCCATCCCAGGTAAAATATTTACAACTTCAAGCTCAGGATGAATATCAATTCTTAATTGGCGTTCTACGCCGTATTTCAGTGTTTGTCCACTGGATGCGCACCCTTGGCAGGCACCTTGAAGTTGAACAAAAACACGTCCGCTTTTTATGCCTAATAATGTCAGTCCACCGCCGTCTAATGCAAGCATTGGCTTAATTTTTTCAAGTGATTTTTCGACAACGGGAAGCAACTCTTCGTCACTAAATGGTATCATAGATTCTCCTATAGCAAAAGTATCTAATTTAACAATAGTTTGAGTTAAAAGTGACTTAATTTTTAGTGGGGAAAGAAGTGTTTAGGGTAAAAAAAATTTAACGCATAAAAGCTTGGGAGCAAGCCGCTCCCAAAGCAAAAAAGTGAGATTTAGACGAGTTCTAAAAACGCCATAGGCGCTGCATCGCCTTTTCTGATACGTGTTTTTATAATACGGGTGTAACCACCATTTCTCTCAACATATTTAGGTGCGATCTCATTAACCAATTTTTTAGTACACTCTTTATCTTGAAGTGCAGCAAAAACAGTTTTGTGAGCATGATCGCCACCAACTCCTGCTTGCGTAATCAATTTTTCAACAAATCCTCTAAGCTCTTTTGCTTTAGGAACTGTTGTCTCGATTTTCTCATATTTAATGACAGCTATAGCCAAGTTCTTCAACAACGCCGCTCTGTGTGATGAAGTACGACCAAGCTTTCTGTATCCGTGCTTATGTCTCATAAATTAACCCTCGTTGGCTTCAGATTTTAAATCTTCAATTTTTTTCTTGAGCAAACTTGCCGTCTCGTCAGAGAAATTATATCCAACAGGATAACCACTCTCTTCCATAACTTGTCTGATCTCTTCTAACGATTTCTTGCCTAGATTTTTGAGGTTTTTAAGTTCTAACTCGCTCATTAAAGCAAGCTCGCCAATAAATTTCACCTCTGCTCTATCTAAACAGTTGAAGCTACGAGCACTTAGATTTAACTCTTCAATACTCTGTAATAGCTTACCAAGCTCCACATTCTCATTAGAACTCTCACTTTTTGGAGCTACTGCAATATCCAAAATGCCATTAAAAACAGACATTTGTGAATACATTGCTTCAAGTGAATTTTTAAAAGCTTCGATTGGAGAAACAAGTCCGTCTGTTTCAATCGTGAAAACAATTTTCTCATAGTTAGGATTGTCTTCAACCAAAACATTCTCAATATCGTACACAGCTCTTTTTACAGGGGTAAAGAAAGCATCCAGTGCAATATAATCTTCTCCAACCAAACCTCTAATGTTCTCACTTGGAACATAGCCGATCCCTTTTTCAAGGATTAAAGAGAAGTTAAACTCTGCATCTTCATTGATCGTTGCCAAATAACCATCTGGTGTAACAATCTCAATGTGAGCATTGGCTAAATCACTTCCCTTAATCTCTTTTGGTCCAGTAAATGAGTAGTTAACCTCTACACGTTTCTCATCGCCTTTGATTTTGAAACGAATATTTTTAAGGTTAATGATGAAAAGAGCAACATCTTCAAGCATACCGCGCATGCTATCAAATTCATGGGTTACGCCTTCAATCTTTACAGCCGTTGGGGCAGATCCTACGGTACTGCTTAAAAGCAATCTACGTAAAGGATGTGCCAAGGTTACCGCAAAACCAGATTCAAATGGGTATGCACTAATTTGAACCTTATTTGCCGCAATAGTCTCTACCTCAATTTCAGTTGGCATGTAAGCTGATGTATTGATTTTTTTCATATACTACCTACTTTATTATTTAGAGTATAGCTCAACGATTAATCTTTCTTCAACCGGAATCACTACTTCTTCTCTCTCAGGGATGCGTGTAAAAATACCCATTGCTTTTTCTCTCTCAACATCAACCCATGGCGCAATACCAGTTTGTTGTGTTAATTCAAGAGCTCTTTTTACTTGTGGGTTATTTTTAGATTTTTCACAAACCTCAATTTTCTCACCTGCACGCACAACATAGGAAGGAATGTCGACTCTGCTACCATTCACTAAAATATGTCCATGTGTGACTAATTGACGTGCAAATCTTCGTGTTGTTGCAAATCCCATACGGTAAACAACATTATCAAGTCTTCTTTCGATAAGAAGGACAAGGTTAATACCTGTATTTCCCTCTTTACGAGCTGCTTCGTCAAATATACGTCTGAATTGTTTTTCAGAAACTCCATACATAAATTTAGCTTTTTGTTTCTCTCTTAATTGGAGTCCATACTCGCTAATTTTTGATCTTCTTTGTCCGTGTTGACCTGGTGCATATGGTCGCTTATCTAACGCACTTTTACCAGCAAGTCTGCGCTCACCTTTAAGGGCTAAGCTGACACCAAGTCTTCTTTCGAGCTTCTCGACTGGTCCTCTATATCTTGCCATTTTTTCTCCTAATCTATTGCATAAACGAAAAAATTATTTTGTTTCTCTCAAAGACGTTCTATTCTAAAAATTAGAATTAAACTCTTCTTCTTTTTGGAGGTCTACAGCCGTTGTGTGGAAGAGGTGTAATATCTTTTAGGAAAGACACTTTAATACCTTCTGTTGTACCAGCACTTTTTACCGCTGTCTCGCGACCACTGCCCGGGCCTTGAACTTTAATACCGATTTCTTTGAGACCATGTTCTTTTGCTTTAGTCAATGCATCTTCGACGGCTTGTTGTGCTGCATAAGGAGTAGATTTTTTACTACCCTTAAAGCCCAAACTACCTGCACTGCTCCAAGCAATAACATTTCCCATCTCATCAGTTACAGTTACGACAGTGTTATTAAATGTTGCAGAGATATAAATGATACCTTTAGCAATATTTTTCTTAACAACTTTTTTACGTACTACTTTTCTTTTTGCCATCTGTTTCCCTTTGAGACTTCGTTATTTAGCTTTAGCGCCAACGGTGCGTTTTTTACCTTTTCGGGTACGCGCATTCGTTTTTGTTTTTTGTCCACGAACTGGCAAGCCTTTTCTATGTCTAAGACCTCTATAGCTTCCCATATCCATCAAAGCTTTAATATCCATAGCCACTTTTTTACGAAGATCACCCTCTACTTGAAAGTCTGCTTGGATCTCTTTACGAATCGCTGCAACTTCATCTTCACTTAGCTCATGAACTCTTTTATCAAACGAAATTCCAGTTGCTGTTAAAATAGCTCTAGAACTTGTCAAACCTATACCGTAGATGTATGTTAAACCATACTCTACTCTCTTTTTCATTGGAAGGTCTACACCTGCAATCCTTGCCATGCTTATCCTTGTCTCTGTTTGTGTTTTGGATTTACGCAAATGACTCTAACGATACCTTTTCGTTTGATCACCTTGCACTTATCGCACATCTTCTTTACAGAAGGTCGTACTTTCATTCGTGACTCCTGAACTTTATTTCCACTGGAATTTTGAGCTAAACTGTCACAGGTTTGATGATGTATCTCAAACCAACAATCGAAAAAACAGTGGTTCCTTTTTCGATTATTCTTCACACAGCTTTACAAAAGGGGCAAATTATACATAAATTAAGCTAATAATTTACTTATACCTATAAGTTATACGCCCTTTATCCAAACTATACGGTGTCAACTCTACTTTCACGGTATCTCCGGGCATTATCTTAATATAATGCATTCTCATTTTTCCTGCAATGTGACATAAAATCACATGGCTATTTTGGACTTCAACTTTAAAGGTTGCGTTGGGAAGTGCTTCTATCACTTTACCGTCAATTTCAATCACGTCATCTTTTGCCATTTTACCTCCTATAATCTCAAGATAGAGACAAAATTTCTACTTTGCCATCTACGATTGCAACGGTGTGCTCATAGTGGCTTCCTCTTAACCCATCCGCAGAAACAACAGACCATTTATCCGCCAAAATTTTTGGCGTGCCATCTTTATGGCAGATCATTGGCTCTATGCAAAATACCATACCATTTTTGATTTTAGGACCACTTTTGGGATTAATCCCTTCTAAATAGTTAGGAATTTCTGGCTCTTCATGCGGCTTTCTGCCAATGCCATGCCCACAGAATCCATGCAAAGGAACATACCCTTGTTGAAGAATAAATTGCTCAATCGCATGACTTAGCTCTTTAAAGCGCATCTCAGGCTCGATAATATCAATGGCATAATAGAGGGCATCTTTTGCACATGCAATCAAATTCTCATCACTTTTTGATATTTCTCCAACCCCTACAGTTACAGCAGAATCGCCATACCAGCCATCAACCTCTGTACCAATATCAAGTCCTACAATATCACCCTCTTTAAGCTGATACTCTGTAGGAATCCCATGAATAATCACTTCGTTGACAGAGGTACACACACCTGCTGGAAAACCATAAAGGCCTTTAAAGGCAGGACGCGCACCAAGGCTATGAATGTAAGACTCACCCATGGCATTGAGCTCTTTCAAGCTAAGCCCTGGATGAATGTTACATGTAAGATACTCTAACGTTTTGGCAACAATCTTATTAGCAGCAGAAAGCTTTGCAATTTCCTGAGCTTTTTTAATCGTAATTGCCATCTGCTTAAAGACCTACCGCACTAAGTGTTTCATATTTATTCATATACATTTGTGCTTCAATTTTACGCATCGTATCGAGTGCCACTTGAACAACAATTAAAACAGCTGTTCCACCAAAATAGAATGGTACACCCATCACTTTTACCAAAACCCATGGAAGCGTCGAGATAAGCCCTAAATAGATTGATCCCCAAAGGGTTAATCTACCCGCTACTTCATTTAAAAAGAGTGCAGTGCTCTCTCCTGGTCTAACACCGGGAATAAAGCCACCCTGTTTTTTAAGGTTTTCAGAAATATCTTTTGCATTAAAAACAATCGATGCATAAAAATAAGCAAAGAAAATGACGAACAAAAATGTAAGTACATTAAAGACATAGCTGTTTGGATTGAGAAAATCGTGAATAGATTGAACAATCGGATTGGTGCTTGCTTGCATAATCGTTGATGGGAACATCAAAATTGCACTTGCAAAAATAGGAGGAATAACACCACTAAGATTCATTTTAATAGGCACATAGTTCATAATACGTTTGTGTTGATTTTGAAGCACGACTTTTCGCGAATACGAAATCGGAATACGACGCTCACCCATCTCCACATAAATAATAGAACCAACCGTGGCTAAGATGACCACCAAAATACCAATGACCACAAGGAAATTGAGCTCTCCTGTATTGACAAGGTTAATGGTTCCACCAATCGCACTAGGGATTCCTGAAACGATACCTGCAAAAATAATCAAACTGATACCATTACCAATACCACGTTGTGTAATTTGCTCACCAATCCACATGAGTAACATAGTACCCGTAAGCATACTCGCAGCAGCAATCGCTGTAAAGGTTGTCATATCGATCATAATGGCACTCTCGCCAGCACGACCACTTAACCCTCCAAGACCAACGGAAACACCAATGGCTTGTACAATCGTAATAACAATCGTTGCATATCGAATGATCTGCATGTATTTCACCATACCGTCACGTTCTTTTTTCATTTTACCAAGTGTTGGGAAAGTTGCTGCAAGAAGTTCCATAATAATAGACGCGGTGATGTAAGGCATAATACCTAACGATATAATACTAAGACGTTGTGCAGCGTTACCGCTGAACATATTAAACATTCCAAGGGCATTTGAGCTATTGGAGTCGAAGAACTCTTTAATTACAGCTATATTGACACCAGGAACTGGCACGTATGCCAGTATCCTGTATGCAAATATAAACCCTAACGTAACTAAAATCTTCTTCGTAAGATCTTGGCTCATTTACTCATTCCAGTAAAAATGACGTTTTCGTCTTTGATTTTAGCAGTCAACTCTTTAGCACCTGCACCGATCAATTTCACTTTAATAACACTGCTTCCAATTTTATGCACAGTTCTAATCGCATCAACCGTAATTTCAGCCAGTTCTGCAACTGCTTTAATTCTATCAACGTTGATGATATAAGGTTTCACGATTTTAGAAGTAAAACCAACTTTTGGTAATCTTCTTTGAAGTGGTTGTTGACCACCCTCGAAACCTCTTTT
Above is a genomic segment from Sulfurospirillum halorespirans DSM 13726 containing:
- a CDS encoding HAD family hydrolase, with the protein product MKKNIVFDLDGTLLDTLEDIAISANFALVSLGFEVQEREKYRYFVGEGVFKLFENIFASNPQTPERIQEAVSLFQSHYAKQFNQNTTLYDGISKMLTFLQKRGFKMAILSNKPDSFTKMCAMKYLREWKFDVVFGAREGIPRKPHPEGALEISSLLHVKPNECYYLGDTMIDMQTANNAGMIAVGALWGFREEAELRAHGAKYLVRNPSDVIKLLAEV
- the tkt gene encoding transketolase; amino-acid sequence: MENKKILKKQADTIRFLAADMVQRANSGHPGAPMGLADIVTILARHITHNPKNPKWLNRDRLVFSGGHASALVYSFLHLSGYDISLEDLQNFRQLGSKTPGHPEYGDVPGVEVTTGPLGQGITNAVGFAMAAKYAATVLNQPKAEVITHKVYCLCGDGDLQEGISYEACSLAGHLSLDNLVVIYDSNAITIEGDTSIAWSEDVKHRFEAQGWEVSRIDGHDFDEINAVLEQSKEQTKPYLIIADTTIAKGACQMEGSHHAHGAPLGCEEIKNSKIKAGFDPEKSFSVDEDVYARFSCALEKGDLAEANWNARVKNDLSSDQKALLEALLNPDFSKIEWPNFESDVATRDSNGKILNAIAQAIPGFLGGSADLGPSNKSELTGLGDYPLGRNIHFGIREHAMGAIINAFALYGLFIPFGATFFIFSDYMKPSVRLAALMKLKNFYIWTHDSIGVGEDGPTHQPIEQLSQFRALPNFYVYRPCDGRENVKAWKKALSMQAPAAFVCSRQKLRALKDDRAHGDVENGGYLLKRRENAQVTLMASGSEVYLALEVACYLSMFGIPSNMVSVPCFDLLNEQDEAYIQTIIEPQTKVIAIEAGAGIEWYRYADKVICMERFGASGPAELLFDKFGFTAHKATKSACEFLGLDYEALKAELEHDNEKKHCI
- a CDS encoding polyprenyl synthetase family protein; protein product: MSSKELIAKFELFLKAKLPVVESFHPHFNQALGEMLDVGGKRFRPLLLLSVVESSQPLLVENALHVALGLEMMHTYSLIHDDLPCMDDAALRRGHPTLHVSYDETTAVLIGDALNTHAFYLLANAPLSAEIKIKLVSILSSNSGIHGMVLGQAIDCFFEDKRLNVEELTFLHLHKTAKLIAASLVMGAVICELDKTIQEALYQFGLKLGLLFQVQDDIIDATLSSEEAGKPTHNDGHKNSFVNLLGLESAQEVKQKLLLELDGELEKLDAALSHRLKSIVEAYFKG
- a CDS encoding DUF7488 domain-containing protein, producing the protein MKRLGLFLLLITGALCAADVPASTPAPASKAEFVYPDFSQCYEKNRHSIVSFGSTRAIAISEKQAVAYSKEKPSVPYVRFDYYSNLYLFDSPKPLVPVKLKPTSELKLGEWLVSMTDNSLIAVNASKIGNSVNELFEFGGVGEVSTLVGGLCCEMYGLGIGDKFFIGSEALKLFIEGKTASFQELGVRVVDGNESVIVDFVDSNVKEAKLKMGDVITRLNGKSVKNVAEFADALRGLKDLSKVSAQLQRNNAWMEENLLAPKPLPKKEEVKKKVPIPEVKKESYLQSKGFKFDTNLRIKEIARGSFAEQSGLKVGDRLMQVEQLPIERVTEADAYLAKNRNREVSLLFDRDDFQFFVTLTR
- a CDS encoding YbaB/EbfC family nucleoid-associated protein, giving the protein MFENFDLSKVGAMLEEAQKQAQKMHEDASSKQFTAKSGGGMVSVSMNGNGEVIDITLDDSLLGDKESLQILLISAMNDVSKMVEENKKLATTQMLSGIGGFGAKN
- the panD gene encoding aspartate 1-decarboxylase, with the protein product MTLEMLYSKIHRATVTDANLNYVGSITIDKELIEASNLHVGQKVEVVNINNGERFTTYVIEGKAGGKDICLNGAAARKAHIGDKIIIIAYAHMSEEELKTFKPTVALVDENNTLVEVRDYI